One segment of Desulfosudis oleivorans Hxd3 DNA contains the following:
- a CDS encoding CapA family protein, with translation MTTSNSILFLGDVYLDRPYRIPSLDTPFVFNLEAPLTEHDKPLPDKIVLKSSGDFLKKTFDPLPTAVCLANNHIMDYGVKGFEDTINFLENNRIGYFGAGTPKNNHNNPLVLDIAGHRTALLGYCYNAYFGQVDSGFKMKYTPAPLDADRIKRDIAAIRGSCDRIIVNLHWGRLYSNYPRKAEVELARTVIDAGANVLIGHHAHTLQPVETYKNGLIAYNIGNFIFPDIDLPTHYTDRGHPTRRRIIKQRKWHNSSAGILVDVPNTACEIKYFLRCGDAVKYGRSFFHRYLHINIDNVYEKADMLSLRSSDYKKVFERILNYLDNPKIPSKEGSRQMARQLQLLWPWGKK, from the coding sequence ATGACAACAAGCAACTCAATTCTTTTTCTCGGGGATGTTTATCTGGATCGTCCATACCGGATTCCCTCTCTTGATACCCCTTTTGTTTTTAACCTGGAAGCTCCGCTGACCGAGCACGATAAGCCTCTTCCAGATAAAATCGTTTTAAAATCATCCGGCGATTTTTTAAAAAAAACTTTTGATCCATTGCCGACGGCGGTCTGCCTTGCCAACAACCATATCATGGACTATGGAGTGAAGGGTTTTGAAGATACGATAAATTTTTTAGAAAACAACCGGATTGGTTATTTCGGTGCCGGCACGCCAAAAAACAACCATAATAATCCCCTTGTTCTGGACATCGCCGGTCATCGTACGGCATTGCTGGGATACTGCTACAATGCATATTTTGGTCAGGTGGATTCCGGATTCAAAATGAAGTACACTCCTGCACCTTTAGACGCTGACCGCATTAAACGAGACATAGCGGCTATCAGGGGGAGTTGTGACCGTATTATTGTGAATCTGCATTGGGGCAGACTATACAGTAACTACCCCCGTAAAGCTGAGGTTGAACTGGCCAGAACGGTTATTGATGCCGGAGCCAATGTCCTGATCGGCCACCATGCCCATACACTTCAGCCTGTGGAAACATACAAAAACGGTCTGATCGCATATAATATCGGTAATTTTATTTTCCCGGATATCGATCTGCCGACCCACTATACAGACAGGGGACACCCGACACGCAGAAGAATTATAAAACAAAGGAAATGGCACAACAGTTCCGCCGGCATTCTGGTTGATGTCCCGAACACGGCCTGCGAAATAAAATATTTTTTAAGATGCGGTGATGCTGTTAAATACGGCCGGTCCTTCTTCCATCGATACTTGCACATCAATATAGACAATGTTTATGAAAAAGCCGACATGCTGTCGCTGAGGAGTTCCGATTATAAAAAAGTGTTTGAGCGTATTTTAAACTATCTTGATAACCCGAAAATACCGTCAAAAGAGGGTAGCAGGCAAATGGCCCGACAGTTGCAATTATTGTGGCCTTGGGGGAAAAAATGA
- a CDS encoding sulfotransferase — protein sequence MKIVYIAGLGHSGSTILDMAMGCNEQIVGLGEVLQVLKATADELETTYNSLRCSCGQTFSQCDFWKGAKELLMVNSQRSLAKKYITLIDYFQAKYGPDMILLDSSKIVSDHVTALAKNHDVKIILLVRDIRSWCYSRHSRLKKNIFRLGLQWTRTTLGQLRYIKKNNLKYKLMGYEEIALYPEVMLKEICRFIGIAYHPDMLVPGNTHSHVVKGNVARGDNEKRKAILYDARWMTSLPIVFYSVLLFPFMFLNQKLVYSNFTRGETVAFGQAVDDFYLFGEAQKEQAQRMVVGRK from the coding sequence ATGAAAATTGTTTATATCGCCGGTCTTGGACATTCCGGGTCGACCATCCTCGACATGGCGATGGGTTGCAATGAACAGATTGTCGGACTGGGTGAGGTGCTTCAGGTTCTTAAGGCGACGGCTGATGAACTTGAGACAACCTATAACTCCCTGAGATGCTCATGCGGTCAAACATTTAGTCAGTGCGATTTCTGGAAAGGTGCAAAAGAGCTCCTGATGGTGAATAGTCAACGTTCCTTGGCGAAGAAGTACATAACACTCATTGATTATTTCCAGGCCAAGTACGGGCCGGATATGATCCTGCTGGATTCGTCCAAAATTGTTTCAGATCACGTAACAGCACTCGCCAAAAACCATGATGTGAAAATAATTCTTCTGGTAAGGGATATTAGATCATGGTGTTATTCCCGACACAGCCGGCTGAAAAAAAATATTTTCAGGCTGGGCCTCCAATGGACAAGAACCACTTTGGGGCAATTGAGATATATTAAAAAAAATAACTTGAAATATAAATTAATGGGCTATGAAGAAATAGCCCTGTACCCTGAAGTCATGTTAAAAGAAATCTGTCGATTCATTGGGATCGCATATCACCCGGACATGCTTGTTCCAGGGAACACACACAGCCATGTTGTTAAAGGGAATGTGGCCAGAGGAGACAATGAAAAACGTAAGGCCATTTTATATGACGCCCGATGGATGACCTCTTTGCCCATTGTTTTTTATAGCGTCCTGCTTTTCCCTTTCATGTTTTTAAATCAAAAACTGGTGTATTCAAACTTTACGAGGGGGGAAACCGTTGCCTTTGGGCAAGCCGTAGACGATTTTTATCTGTTTGGCGAAGCGCAAAAAGAGCAGGCACAGCGAATGGTGGTAGGGAGAAAGTAA
- a CDS encoding phenylacetate--CoA ligase family protein codes for MFPPLIIGRLLHPIRGRFNRWHREISRIAGELRKSEFASLDALYNIQRQKLCRLCENAAKTSPYFKNLFVQSGLDPQKIDLDTLANLPVLERATVHRHCKDMLNREYPVNKITQNATGGSSGAPLRFYRSHHDLIFAAAIRVREMNWCGMKPGYPHVKLWGAPTDVQSATAGIKAKIWGYLYNQKTINAFDAGPALFEREHGLFLSNPPFLLESYSNILYEFASYLKKSGKAPLNLPAAISSAGVLYDFQRTVIQDTVSRNLYNRYGCREMGNIAHECANHSGLHVHMERHIIEIINPDEDGVGDILVTDLENLAFPFIRYRIGDRGKFSIQKCACGRNLLLLKEIVGRTLDIIRTPSGRLIPGELFPHFFKDYPQITLGQVIQDRIDHIELRLRLQEGAVLDDIEPLLRKINEACNNEVTITVNMEEDFVVNPTGKYRPVISHLESQ; via the coding sequence ATGTTCCCACCGTTGATAATAGGCAGGTTGCTCCATCCAATCAGGGGTCGTTTCAATAGGTGGCACAGGGAGATATCCCGAATCGCAGGGGAACTGAGAAAAAGCGAATTTGCATCACTGGATGCGCTTTACAATATCCAGCGGCAGAAACTTTGCCGCCTCTGCGAAAATGCAGCTAAAACATCGCCCTATTTCAAAAACCTTTTTGTCCAATCTGGACTTGACCCACAAAAAATCGACCTGGACACACTTGCGAACCTGCCGGTGCTGGAAAGGGCTACCGTCCACCGCCATTGCAAGGATATGCTAAACCGGGAGTATCCAGTAAACAAAATCACCCAAAACGCCACTGGTGGCTCCAGTGGGGCCCCTTTGCGTTTCTATCGCTCACATCATGACCTTATTTTTGCCGCTGCTATCCGTGTAAGAGAAATGAACTGGTGCGGCATGAAACCGGGATACCCCCATGTAAAATTGTGGGGTGCGCCCACGGATGTTCAATCCGCAACTGCAGGGATAAAGGCAAAAATATGGGGCTACCTGTATAATCAAAAAACCATCAATGCATTTGATGCCGGCCCGGCCCTTTTTGAAAGAGAGCATGGCCTGTTTTTAAGCAACCCACCTTTCCTGCTGGAATCTTATTCCAACATTCTTTATGAATTTGCCAGTTACTTAAAAAAGAGCGGGAAAGCGCCGTTGAACCTTCCGGCGGCGATATCATCCGCCGGCGTGCTTTATGATTTCCAGCGGACTGTTATTCAGGATACAGTTTCCCGGAATCTTTACAACCGATACGGATGTCGGGAAATGGGTAATATTGCCCACGAATGTGCCAACCATTCCGGCCTTCATGTTCACATGGAGCGCCACATTATCGAAATCATTAACCCCGATGAGGATGGTGTAGGGGATATTCTGGTGACAGACCTGGAAAATCTTGCTTTCCCTTTTATCCGCTATAGAATTGGAGACAGGGGAAAATTTTCAATCCAAAAATGTGCCTGCGGCAGAAATTTATTGTTGCTCAAGGAGATTGTCGGCAGAACTCTGGATATTATTCGAACACCTTCCGGTAGATTGATTCCAGGCGAACTGTTTCCCCATTTTTTCAAAGATTATCCCCAGATCACCTTGGGGCAGGTCATTCAGGACCGTATCGATCATATCGAGCTCCGTTTACGGCTTCAGGAGGGCGCCGTCCTGGATGATATCGAGCCATTGCTCCGGAAAATTAACGAAGCATGCAATAATGAAGTCACCATCACGGTTAATATGGAAGAGGATTTCGTCGTCAATCCGACGGGTAAATACCGGCCAGTAATTTCACACCTGGAAAGTCAGTAA